One window of the Daphnia pulex isolate KAP4 chromosome 8, ASM2113471v1 genome contains the following:
- the LOC124201045 gene encoding glycerol-3-phosphate dehydrogenase [NAD(+)], cytoplasmic-like, translated as MSLKKKICVVGSGNWGSTIAKIVGHNVVKYNEQFESQVSMWVFEEMIDGKKLTEIINETHENVKYLPNHKLPTNVIAIPDVVEAAKDADILIFVIPHQFITRICEQLVGNIKATAFGLSLIKGFLPVPGGGIELISHAINKKLNIPIAVLMGANLAPEVADEKFCETTIGAASLENGNVLRDIIQTEYFRVVVVNDVEAVEMCGALKNIVACGAGFVDGLGYGDNTKAAVIRLGLMEMIKFAELFYPGSKLSTFFESCGVADLITTCYGGRNRRVSEAFVKSKKSIAELEKEMLNGQQLQGPATAEEVNFMLKAKGIEDKFPLFTAIHRICLGELSPEQMVDCIRNHPEHMADSRAKL; from the exons ATGagtctaaagaagaaaatttgcgTTGTTGGATCAGGAAATTG GGGCTCAACCATTGCTAAAATCGTTGGACACAATGTTGTTAAGTACAATGAACAATTTGAAAGTCAGGTGTCCATGTGGGTTTTTGAGGAAATGATTGATGGCAAAAAGCTAACTGAAATCATCAATGAAACCCACGAAAATGTGAAGTACTTGCCCAATCACAAATTGCCAACGAATGTT ATTGCTATTCCAGATGTAGTCGAGGCAGCTAAAGATGCTGATATTTTGATCTTTGTTATTCCCCATCAATTTATCACAAGGATCTGTGAACAGCTTGTGGGAAATATCAAAGCAACTGCTTTTGGACTTTCGCTAATCAAA GGTTTCTTGCCCGTTCCCGGAGGTGGTATCGAATTGATCTCGCATGCCATCAACAAGAAGCTGAACATCCCCATCGCTGTCTTGATGGGCGCTAATCTTGCCCCAGAAGTGGCCGACGAAAAATTCTGCGAGACCACAATTGGAGCCGCTTCACTGGAGAACGGGAACGTTCTGCGCGATATTATCCAAACTGAGTATTTCAGGGTGGTGGTTGTGAATGACGTGGAAGCTGTAGAAATGTGCGGTGCCTTGAAG AATATTGTGGCTTGCGGTGCTGGATTTGTCGATGGCCTGGGCTACGGCGACAACACAAAGGCAGCCGTCATCCGTTTGGGATTGATGGAGATGATTAAATTCGCCGAGCTGTTCTATCCGGGATCCAAACTGTCCACATTTTTCGAAAGCTGTGGTGTAGCCGATCTGATCACAACTTGCTATGGTGGTCGTAACCGACGTGTTTCCGAGGCCTTCGTAAAGAGCAAGAAG AGCATTGCTGAGTTGGAGAAAGAAATGCTCAATGGTCAGCAACTTCAAGGACCTGCCACGGCAGAAGAGGTCAACTTTATGCTCAAAGCCAAAGGCATTGAAGACAA ATTCCCTCTTTTCACGGCTATTCATCGAATTTGTCTGGGAGAGCTCTCCCCGGAGCAGATGGTCGATTGCATCCGCAACCACCCCGAGCACAT GGCCGATTCGCGAGCCAAGCTTTAA